The following proteins come from a genomic window of Acinonyx jubatus isolate Ajub_Pintada_27869175 chromosome C1, VMU_Ajub_asm_v1.0, whole genome shotgun sequence:
- the LOC113595110 gene encoding prefoldin subunit 5-like produces the protein MLNKNNEGKELLVPLTSPMHVPGKLHNVEHVLIDVGTGYYVKNENEDDKDFFKRKIDFFTKQMEKMQPALQEKHAMKQALMEMMSQKIQ, from the coding sequence ATGCTGAACAAGAACAACGAGGGGAAAGAATTACTTGTCCCACTGACCAGTCCTATGCATGTCCCCGGGAAACTACATAATGTGGAACATGTACTCATTGACGTGGGAACAGGCTACTACGTAAAAAACGAAAATGAAGATGACAAGGACTTTTTCAAGAGGAAGATAGATTTCTTCACCAAGCAAATGGAGAAAATGCAGCCAGCTCTGCAGGAGAAGCATGCCATGAAACAGGCTCTCATGGAGATGATGAGCCAGAAGATTCAGTAG